The following are from one region of the Ignavibacteriota bacterium genome:
- a CDS encoding DUF362 domain-containing protein has translation MMSVSTITISPQYQKENFTITEALPTWQVNNPVSKVFVMDQIPPTAGSLAAGDSTVPNEYLVDPAIDTLLLMLKTQGIHLYKTATHPSGIVSSNDIVIIKASFQWDFRNTTSTDRIKGLIWQILQHPDGFTGEILIGDNTQWAPIGEDDNNSEDTNQDILDVINTFHSKGYPVYLFRWADMMYNVVTEYSDGDYLDGYPYDPNSKISYPKFKSPSGNYYISLKYGIWDTNTQTYNHDRLSIIDFPVLKAHGWTGATLAIKNWVGVLTVAYQNERYGGGDPMHFDYFFSPFALVAKVMQVTFPKLTIIDAAWTNPERNYGNIAIQLNMLLGSTDPFAASWYAAKYMLTPVAYYPQITNPDLYVGYNSYGKFLLNNINCMHDSGFVVTKDSAEISVYDRTVLSVTSSNIQTDPYEPSLFKLYQNFPNPFNSQTRITFDIYNSAIIQLHIYDTNGNLVKSLIKGETRDEGSYQLHWDGTNDQGIELSSGVYFYKLKVGSFNETRSMIFQK, from the coding sequence ATGATGTCAGTTTCAACAATTACTATTTCACCCCAGTATCAAAAAGAAAATTTCACTATCACCGAAGCATTACCTACCTGGCAAGTAAATAATCCTGTATCAAAAGTTTTTGTAATGGATCAGATTCCTCCTACTGCCGGTTCATTAGCTGCTGGCGATTCCACGGTACCGAATGAATATCTTGTTGATCCTGCAATTGACACTCTGTTGCTGATGCTGAAGACACAAGGTATTCACCTATATAAAACAGCGACACATCCTTCAGGAATAGTTAGTTCAAATGATATAGTGATAATCAAAGCAAGTTTTCAATGGGATTTCAGAAATACTACAAGCACTGACAGAATTAAAGGTTTAATCTGGCAAATCCTTCAACATCCGGATGGATTCACAGGTGAAATTCTTATTGGAGATAATACACAATGGGCTCCTATTGGAGAAGATGATAATAATTCTGAAGATACGAATCAAGATATTCTTGATGTCATTAATACATTTCATTCCAAAGGATATCCTGTTTATTTATTTCGATGGGCAGATATGATGTATAATGTTGTAACTGAATATTCAGATGGTGACTATCTCGATGGATATCCCTACGATCCTAATTCAAAGATCAGTTATCCAAAATTCAAATCACCTTCAGGTAATTATTATATATCATTGAAGTATGGGATCTGGGATACAAATACTCAAACTTACAATCACGATCGTCTTAGCATAATTGATTTCCCGGTTCTGAAGGCTCACGGATGGACTGGCGCTACACTTGCAATAAAAAACTGGGTAGGAGTACTTACAGTTGCGTATCAGAACGAACGGTATGGAGGCGGTGATCCTATGCACTTTGACTATTTTTTCAGCCCGTTTGCTCTGGTCGCTAAAGTAATGCAAGTAACATTTCCAAAGCTTACAATAATTGATGCAGCGTGGACTAACCCTGAACGTAATTACGGAAATATAGCAATACAATTAAATATGCTACTTGGTTCTACCGATCCATTTGCTGCATCGTGGTATGCTGCTAAATACATGTTAACACCAGTTGCATATTATCCTCAAATTACAAATCCAGATCTATATGTTGGCTACAATTCTTATGGTAAATTTTTATTAAATAATATAAACTGCATGCACGATTCCGGGTTTGTGGTAACTAAGGATTCTGCAGAAATATCAGTCTATGATAGAACAGTTCTATCTGTAACTTCAAGTAATATCCAGACTGATCCGTATGAACCTTCCTTATTCAAACTCTATCAAAATTTTCCAAATCCTTTTAACTCACAAACTCGAATTACTTTTGACATTTATAATTCAGCAATTATACAACTACACATTTATGATACAAACGGTAACCTGGTGAAATCGCTTATAAAAGGAGAAACCAGAGATGAAGGAAGCTACCAACTACATTGGGATGGAACAAATGATCAGGGTATAGAACTTAGTTCAGGTGTTTACTTTTATAAACTGAAAGTGGGAAGTTTTAACGAAACAAGATCTATGATATTTCAAAAATAG
- a CDS encoding T9SS type A sorting domain-containing protein, with translation MKSLYYLIAIVFLISYTIFAQQRFATHTITNFDVNTSINKFSFDIYSLRTGTLSVRVGLTSYYINYNNTALNTPILSNVNPKYTVDSPTGDYDTMRVQISLGKIAVTIKFIGNGEGIGDLLSTTVPTGERICTVTLNISNLNALAGVSWDTTNSAMQTVSLQNITNNYQGSYESPLPVELSSFTGKADGDKSIDLKWVTKTEVSNYGFNVERRINEGEWNTLGFVKGNGNSNSPKQYSYTDNDLFAGSSKFQYRLKQIDTDGQFEYSDAIEVEIVPTQFELSQNYPNPFNPSTTIRFSLPKETRLKINIYNLLGQLVETLAEGNYEAGYHKVTFNASFLPSGAYIYRIESDAFVQVKKMMLLK, from the coding sequence ATGAAAAGTTTATATTATCTAATAGCAATTGTCTTCTTGATATCTTATACAATCTTTGCCCAGCAGCGTTTTGCAACACATACAATCACAAATTTTGATGTAAATACCTCAATAAATAAATTTTCTTTTGATATTTATTCCCTGAGAACAGGCACACTATCCGTTCGTGTAGGTCTTACTAGTTATTATATTAACTATAATAATACAGCGTTAAACACGCCTATTCTGTCCAACGTCAATCCTAAATATACAGTAGATTCTCCAACAGGAGATTACGATACAATGAGGGTTCAAATCTCTTTAGGTAAAATTGCTGTTACTATTAAATTCATTGGAAATGGAGAAGGAATTGGAGATCTTCTTTCAACCACCGTACCCACAGGTGAACGTATTTGTACAGTAACTTTAAACATTAGTAACCTAAACGCCCTTGCAGGGGTGAGCTGGGATACCACAAATAGCGCAATGCAAACGGTTTCCTTACAGAATATCACAAATAATTATCAGGGTTCATACGAAAGTCCTCTGCCTGTTGAACTTTCGTCTTTTACCGGGAAAGCAGATGGAGATAAAAGTATAGATTTGAAATGGGTAACAAAAACAGAAGTAAGCAACTACGGATTTAATGTTGAGAGAAGAATAAACGAAGGTGAATGGAACACTCTTGGTTTTGTTAAAGGAAATGGCAACTCAAACTCACCAAAGCAATACAGCTATACAGATAATGATCTGTTTGCAGGTAGCAGCAAGTTTCAGTACAGGTTAAAGCAGATTGACACAGATGGTCAGTTTGAATATTCGGATGCAATTGAAGTAGAAATAGTGCCAACTCAGTTTGAACTTTCGCAGAATTATCCGAATCCATTTAACCCGAGCACAACGATTAGATTCTCACTTCCAAAGGAAACTCGCTTAAAAATTAATATTTACAATCTGCTTGGTCAATTAGTAGAAACACTTGCTGAAGGGAATTACGAAGCCGGTTATCATAAAGTCACATTCAATGCTTCCTTTCTGCCAAGCGGTGCATACATTTACAGAATTGAAAGTGATGCTTTCGTTCAGGTCAAAAAAATGATGCTGTTGAAATAA